In Bradyrhizobium sp. 1(2017), one DNA window encodes the following:
- a CDS encoding DUF2474 domain-containing protein, which produces MSSSRSQQSWKSRLGWLVLIWTASVLTLGAVALMFRGLMNAAGLTS; this is translated from the coding sequence ATGTCGTCCTCCCGCAGCCAGCAGAGCTGGAAGAGTCGGCTTGGCTGGCTGGTGTTGATCTGGACCGCGAGCGTCCTGACGCTTGGTGCCGTCGCACTGATGTTCAGGGGCCTGATGAATGCTGCAGGACTGACGTCCTGA
- a CDS encoding isochorismatase family protein has protein sequence MHKKVFTPANAAMLLIDHQIGTMSWTHSHDINLVKANAIKLAKIAVGSNIPVLLTVSMEDHVQGPLIPELKEILPEAYEKRVKRPGIVNAMHHQGFNDAVKALGRKKLIVAGITTEICVLFPVLQMLDEGYEVQVSADASASYTKYGDDIALRRMEQAGAIISTHDQLISELAVDWTTPIGQKLSGILNYH, from the coding sequence ATGCATAAGAAAGTCTTCACGCCTGCCAACGCGGCCATGCTGCTGATCGATCATCAGATCGGCACGATGTCGTGGACCCACTCGCACGATATCAACCTCGTCAAGGCAAATGCGATCAAGCTCGCCAAGATCGCGGTCGGATCGAATATTCCGGTGCTGCTCACCGTCAGCATGGAAGATCACGTTCAAGGGCCGCTGATCCCTGAGCTGAAGGAGATCTTGCCCGAAGCCTATGAGAAGCGGGTCAAGCGGCCGGGAATCGTCAATGCGATGCACCACCAGGGCTTCAATGACGCCGTGAAGGCGCTCGGTCGCAAGAAGCTCATCGTCGCCGGTATCACCACCGAGATCTGCGTCCTGTTTCCGGTCCTGCAGATGCTCGACGAAGGCTACGAGGTGCAAGTCTCGGCGGATGCGTCGGCCTCGTACACCAAGTATGGCGACGACATCGCGTTGCGCCGCATGGAACAGGCCGGCGCCATCATCAGCACGCACGACCAGCTGATTTCGGAGCTGGCGGTTGATTGGACCACTCCGATTGGCCAGAAACTCTCCGGTATCCTCAACTACCATTAA
- a CDS encoding nitrile hydratase subunit alpha translates to MATQPGNAGDEGDHAHHHDHDHDHDHPHAPIAQEVEPGYFELMETAMRELLVECKLIGPDEIRRQIEVLDSRTPALGAKVVARAWVDPTFREKLLENGRKTCEEFGISFYDDTQLIVLENTDTVHNLIVCTLCSCYPRPVLGLPPDWYKARNYRARAVIEPRKVLAEFGTTIPDGVEVRVSDSTATVRFLVLPMRPAGTDDYDEEELASLVTRDAMIGVIPVRVSQEAAA, encoded by the coding sequence ATGGCAACGCAACCCGGCAATGCGGGTGATGAAGGGGATCACGCCCACCACCATGATCACGACCACGATCATGATCATCCGCACGCGCCGATCGCGCAAGAAGTCGAACCGGGCTATTTCGAATTGATGGAGACCGCGATGCGGGAACTCCTGGTGGAGTGCAAGCTTATCGGCCCGGACGAAATCAGGCGACAAATCGAAGTGCTCGATTCCAGAACGCCGGCGCTCGGCGCCAAGGTCGTCGCCCGCGCATGGGTCGATCCCACGTTTCGCGAAAAGCTCCTCGAAAACGGCCGAAAGACGTGCGAAGAATTCGGGATCAGCTTCTACGATGATACACAGCTCATTGTGCTTGAGAACACCGACACGGTGCACAATCTCATCGTTTGCACCCTGTGCTCATGTTATCCGCGACCTGTGCTCGGCCTCCCGCCGGATTGGTACAAGGCTCGGAATTATCGAGCGCGAGCGGTGATCGAGCCGCGCAAGGTGCTGGCGGAATTTGGTACCACCATCCCCGATGGTGTCGAGGTCCGCGTCAGCGATTCGACTGCAACGGTACGCTTTCTGGTGCTTCCGATGCGCCCTGCCGGTACGGATGACTATGATGAAGAAGAGCTTGCGAGCTTGGTGACCCGGGATGCCATGATCGGCGTTATTCCGGTTCGCGTCAGTCAGGAGGCCGCGGCATGA
- a CDS encoding cytochrome ubiquinol oxidase subunit I, with amino-acid sequence MFGLTALELARIQFGFTISFHIIFPAITIGLASYLAVLEGLWLWKKNPVYRDLYHFWSGIFAVNFAMGVVSGLVMAYQFGTNWSYFSAFAGSITGPLLTYEVLTAFFLEAGFLGVMLFGWNKVGPGLHLFATIMVAIGTLISATWILASNSWMQTPQGFEIIDGRVVPTDWLKVIFNPSFPYRLAHMTLAAYLSTALFVGAGGAWHLLKGRNTPAVRTMFSMALWMVLLAAPLQIELGDLHGLNTLKHQPAKIAAIEGHWENVPGESVPLIVFGLPDMKAEVTRYAIEVPYLGSLILTHDINGQIPGLKEFPPQDRPNSAVVFWSFRVMVGLGLLMLVLGFCGLLARRGQRLYQSKALQRFAVIMGPSGLIAILAGWFTTEIGRQPWVVYGVMRTEHAVSNHSALALSTTLIIFIVMYVAVFGIGVSYMLKLVSRGPQAYDHAAGENLKDPGQSQRPARPLSAPPDNIDPTPNLGGR; translated from the coding sequence ATGTTCGGATTGACGGCGCTCGAGCTGGCGCGAATCCAGTTCGGGTTCACCATCTCCTTCCACATCATCTTTCCGGCCATCACGATCGGCCTGGCGAGCTATCTCGCCGTGCTGGAGGGCCTCTGGTTATGGAAGAAAAACCCGGTCTATCGGGACCTCTATCACTTCTGGTCGGGTATCTTCGCCGTCAATTTCGCGATGGGTGTCGTCTCCGGGCTGGTCATGGCCTATCAGTTCGGGACCAACTGGAGTTATTTCTCCGCGTTCGCGGGAAGCATCACGGGTCCTCTCCTGACCTATGAGGTGCTCACCGCTTTCTTCCTCGAGGCTGGCTTCCTTGGCGTGATGCTGTTCGGCTGGAACAAAGTGGGGCCGGGCTTGCATCTCTTCGCCACGATCATGGTTGCGATCGGCACGTTGATCTCGGCTACCTGGATTCTTGCCTCCAACAGTTGGATGCAAACGCCGCAAGGGTTCGAAATCATCGACGGGCGCGTCGTGCCGACGGATTGGTTGAAGGTTATCTTCAATCCCTCGTTTCCCTACCGGCTCGCGCACATGACGCTTGCCGCCTATCTGTCGACCGCCCTGTTCGTTGGGGCGGGCGGCGCATGGCACCTCCTCAAGGGACGCAACACGCCTGCGGTTCGCACAATGTTTTCCATGGCGCTGTGGATGGTGCTGCTGGCGGCGCCGCTCCAGATCGAGCTCGGCGATTTGCACGGCCTCAACACACTGAAGCACCAGCCGGCGAAGATTGCCGCGATCGAAGGCCATTGGGAGAACGTGCCGGGCGAGAGTGTGCCGCTGATCGTGTTCGGCTTGCCCGACATGAAGGCGGAAGTCACGCGCTACGCTATCGAGGTGCCGTATCTCGGCAGCTTGATTCTCACGCACGACATCAACGGGCAAATCCCGGGGCTCAAGGAATTCCCGCCGCAGGATCGACCGAACTCCGCCGTCGTGTTCTGGAGCTTCAGGGTCATGGTTGGACTCGGCCTTCTCATGCTCGTCCTGGGTTTCTGCGGGCTTTTGGCACGGCGCGGGCAGCGATTGTACCAATCAAAGGCCCTGCAACGGTTCGCCGTGATCATGGGTCCCTCCGGACTGATAGCAATCCTCGCCGGATGGTTCACCACGGAGATCGGCCGTCAGCCCTGGGTGGTCTATGGTGTGATGCGGACCGAGCATGCCGTGTCGAACCATAGTGCGCTGGCGCTTTCGACGACGCTGATCATCTTCATCGTGATGTATGTCGCGGTGTTCGGCATCGGTGTCTCCTATATGCTGAAGTTGGTGAGTCGGGGGCCGCAGGCCTACGATCATGCCGCAGGTGAGAACCTCAAGGACCCCGGGCAGAGCCAACGCCCTGCACGGCCATTATCCGCGCCGCCCGACAACATCGATCCAACACCAAATCTGGGAGGGCGTTGA
- a CDS encoding nuclear transport factor 2 family protein, giving the protein MSTDKNEATEADYDTILRANAERVFSERDPAARRRALDQLWLPDGILYEDGHAVTGLDAISDTVGALLDTLPPGMTFAAVGPAVGHHGLGRLRWQAKDGSGNPTPIWGTDVGIFRDGKIAQLYVLLDPAQ; this is encoded by the coding sequence ATGAGCACTGACAAAAACGAAGCCACCGAAGCGGATTACGACACGATCTTGCGTGCCAACGCGGAGCGGGTCTTCAGCGAACGCGACCCCGCGGCAAGGCGCCGCGCGCTCGATCAACTGTGGTTGCCGGATGGCATCCTTTATGAAGACGGCCATGCCGTGACCGGCCTTGATGCGATCTCGGACACGGTCGGTGCCCTGCTGGATACACTTCCACCAGGAATGACCTTTGCGGCCGTCGGTCCTGCCGTTGGCCATCACGGCCTGGGACGGCTGCGCTGGCAGGCTAAGGACGGCAGTGGCAATCCTACACCGATCTGGGGAACGGACGTTGGCATCTTCCGGGATGGCAAGATTGCGCAGCTCTATGTCTTGCTGGATCCGGCTCAATGA
- a CDS encoding helix-turn-helix domain-containing protein has translation MSVSRAGAAVLTLARETDHGVAPPPKPCNANQSPGDLVSPLSTLAHQELINALLGEALALLDQDRASARRCIEGARSLIRAPDHEDRPRNCLLAEWQVRRAKEFIRNNLATCLRMELVARHVQLSASYFSRAFKATAGVSYSDFLVNARIDLAKQLLLTTDIPISEVALACGLADQSHLTRLFGRIVGLPPNTWRRQVLGAGS, from the coding sequence ATGAGCGTCTCTCGCGCGGGCGCGGCCGTGCTTACGCTTGCGCGTGAAACGGACCATGGCGTGGCCCCGCCGCCCAAGCCCTGCAACGCGAACCAGAGCCCCGGCGACTTGGTTTCTCCGTTGTCGACCCTGGCGCACCAAGAGCTGATCAATGCCCTCCTCGGCGAGGCGTTGGCACTTCTCGATCAAGACCGGGCATCCGCACGTCGTTGCATCGAAGGCGCGCGATCGCTCATCCGCGCACCCGATCACGAGGACCGTCCGAGGAACTGCCTCTTGGCTGAGTGGCAGGTTCGGCGCGCCAAGGAGTTCATCCGCAACAATCTCGCAACCTGTTTGCGCATGGAGCTGGTCGCCAGGCATGTCCAATTGAGCGCCAGCTACTTCTCGCGTGCCTTCAAAGCGACAGCGGGCGTTTCCTATTCGGACTTTCTTGTCAACGCCCGAATCGATCTTGCCAAACAGCTGCTCCTTACGACGGACATCCCGATTTCCGAGGTGGCGCTTGCCTGCGGGCTCGCTGATCAATCGCACTTGACGAGATTGTTCGGGCGGATCGTCGGTCTGCCGCCGAACACGTGGCGGCGACAGGTCCTGGGAGCGGGATCGTAG
- a CDS encoding SH3-like domain-containing protein, with protein MNANARPITGPGPHVVRALGETPIFSPGDTVRVLNRSPIGHYRVPIYLRGRVGVVERVLEPSQLDNEREGFGLNAGDKRHYYRVAFALGELWPGYVGPSHDNLRIEVFETWLERI; from the coding sequence ATGAACGCCAACGCGCGCCCCATCACCGGCCCCGGGCCGCACGTTGTGCGGGCGCTCGGGGAGACGCCGATTTTCTCGCCCGGCGACACCGTCAGGGTGCTCAACCGTTCGCCGATCGGGCACTATCGCGTTCCGATCTATCTGCGCGGACGCGTAGGCGTCGTGGAGCGGGTGCTCGAACCCTCTCAGCTCGACAACGAACGCGAGGGCTTCGGGCTGAACGCCGGCGACAAGCGCCACTATTACCGGGTGGCCTTCGCGCTCGGGGAGCTGTGGCCCGGCTATGTGGGTCCGTCACATGACAATTTGCGCATTGAAGTCTTCGAGACATGGCTGGAGAGGATCTGA
- a CDS encoding alpha/beta fold hydrolase, with amino-acid sequence MTDYVTTTDGTELFYKDWGPRNAQPIVFHHGWPLSSDEWDPQLMYFLSQGFRVVAHDRRGHGRSSQTELGTDMDTYAADVTTLVERLDLSGAVHIGHSTGGGEATRYVARAKPGRVAKAVLVGAIPPVMLKSDKNPGGLPIEVFDGYRQALAANRAQLYLDVAKGPFYGFNRPGAPVHEGTIRNWWRQGMMGAIKPHYDCIKVWSETDFTDDLKRIGVPVLVMHGDDDQVVPIHDSALLTVKLLKQGELKVYKGYPHGMLATNADELNADILAFIRK; translated from the coding sequence ATGACGGATTACGTAACCACGACCGACGGCACCGAACTGTTCTACAAGGATTGGGGACCTCGCAATGCTCAACCCATCGTGTTTCACCACGGATGGCCGCTGAGCTCCGACGAATGGGATCCGCAGCTCATGTACTTTCTGTCTCAGGGCTTCCGCGTGGTCGCCCATGACAGGCGCGGGCACGGCCGCTCGTCGCAAACCGAGCTCGGGACTGACATGGACACGTATGCGGCCGATGTCACCACCCTCGTAGAACGCCTCGATCTCTCGGGCGCCGTGCATATCGGTCATTCGACCGGAGGCGGTGAGGCAACACGCTATGTCGCTCGCGCGAAACCGGGTCGTGTGGCGAAGGCCGTGCTGGTCGGCGCCATCCCGCCGGTCATGCTGAAGTCGGACAAGAACCCGGGCGGGCTGCCGATCGAGGTTTTCGACGGATATCGTCAGGCACTTGCCGCCAATCGCGCCCAGCTCTACCTCGATGTCGCAAAAGGTCCGTTCTACGGCTTCAACCGGCCAGGCGCGCCGGTCCACGAGGGAACCATCCGGAATTGGTGGCGGCAGGGCATGATGGGCGCCATCAAGCCGCACTATGATTGCATCAAGGTCTGGTCCGAGACCGACTTCACGGACGACCTGAAGCGGATCGGCGTGCCGGTGCTGGTGATGCACGGCGACGATGACCAGGTCGTCCCCATCCATGATTCCGCCCTGTTGACCGTCAAGCTGCTCAAGCAGGGCGAACTCAAAGTCTACAAGGGCTATCCGCACGGCATGCTGGCGACGAACGCCGATGAACTCAATGCAGATATCCTCGCTTTCATCCGCAAATAG
- the mqo gene encoding malate dehydrogenase (quinone), translating into MTKTPDTDRPDVVLIGAGIMSATLGTVLKELEPSLVIRMFETLHDCGLESSDGWNNAGTGHAANCELNYTPQRADGSIDISKALEVNTEFDISRQLWSFLVEKGAIPDPRAFIHPCPHMSFVWGDANVAFLRARFKEMSAHHCYHGMEYSEDHAQIAAWAPLIMEGRDPSQQVAATRIVTGTDVDYGALTRLLVKHLASQPDFTTRYNRKVVALDRSEDGRWLVSAQDTYDGGIETVSAKFVFIGAGGGSLPLLQKSGIPEGKGYGGFPVSGIWLRCDVDAISQRHGAKVYGKAATGSPPMSVPHLDTRIIGEKQSLLFGPYAGFSSKFLKYGSLTDLFTSLSGDNIIPLLDVARDNVQLSEYLIGQVMQSADHQFATLQQFFPKAVKQDWTKAVAGQRVQTIKPHMSGGWFKHEEGLLEFGTEVVAAADKSLVALLGASPGASTAAFIALEVLQRCFDGELTESGWLPRLRNIIPTFGIDLTRDAEACRKTRAATAGSLKIENV; encoded by the coding sequence ATGACCAAGACCCCAGATACAGACCGTCCCGACGTGGTGCTGATCGGCGCCGGCATCATGAGCGCCACGCTGGGGACTGTTCTGAAAGAACTCGAGCCCTCACTCGTGATCCGCATGTTCGAGACATTGCATGATTGCGGCCTGGAAAGCTCCGATGGCTGGAACAATGCTGGCACAGGCCACGCCGCGAACTGCGAGCTGAACTACACTCCGCAGCGCGCCGACGGCAGCATCGACATCAGCAAGGCTCTCGAGGTCAACACCGAGTTCGATATCTCGCGCCAGCTCTGGTCATTTCTCGTGGAGAAGGGCGCGATCCCCGATCCGAGGGCGTTCATTCACCCGTGCCCACACATGAGCTTCGTCTGGGGTGACGCCAATGTCGCGTTTCTCCGCGCGCGCTTCAAGGAGATGTCCGCGCATCACTGCTATCACGGAATGGAGTATTCCGAGGATCACGCCCAGATTGCCGCGTGGGCTCCTCTCATCATGGAAGGCCGTGACCCGAGCCAGCAGGTTGCGGCGACCCGTATCGTCACCGGCACGGATGTCGACTACGGCGCGCTGACGCGTCTGCTCGTCAAGCATCTCGCAAGCCAGCCTGACTTTACGACCCGCTACAATCGCAAAGTGGTCGCGCTGGATCGCTCGGAGGACGGCCGCTGGCTCGTTTCAGCCCAGGACACATATGACGGCGGAATCGAGACGGTGTCGGCGAAATTCGTTTTCATCGGGGCCGGCGGCGGCTCGCTGCCGCTGCTGCAGAAATCCGGGATACCGGAAGGAAAGGGCTATGGCGGTTTTCCCGTCAGTGGGATCTGGCTCCGCTGCGATGTCGATGCGATCAGCCAGAGGCATGGCGCCAAGGTGTACGGCAAGGCCGCCACGGGCTCGCCACCGATGTCGGTACCTCACCTCGATACGCGCATCATCGGCGAGAAGCAGTCGCTCCTGTTCGGACCTTATGCCGGATTCTCGAGCAAATTTCTGAAATATGGATCGCTCACGGATCTGTTCACGTCACTGAGCGGCGACAACATCATTCCACTGCTCGATGTGGCGCGCGACAATGTGCAATTGTCCGAATATCTCATCGGCCAAGTGATGCAGAGCGCGGACCATCAATTTGCGACGCTGCAGCAATTCTTCCCGAAGGCCGTCAAGCAGGACTGGACGAAAGCCGTCGCCGGCCAGCGTGTGCAGACCATCAAGCCGCATATGAGCGGCGGCTGGTTCAAGCATGAGGAAGGCTTGCTCGAGTTCGGAACCGAGGTTGTCGCTGCTGCGGACAAGTCGCTCGTCGCCTTGCTCGGCGCATCGCCGGGCGCCTCCACCGCAGCATTCATCGCCCTGGAAGTCTTGCAGCGCTGCTTCGATGGCGAACTGACCGAAAGCGGCTGGCTGCCTCGCTTGCGAAACATCATCCCAACCTTCGGCATCGATCTCACCCGCGACGCCGAGGCCTGCCGGAAGACTCGGGCAGCGACGGCAGGATCGCTGAAAATCGAAAACGTCTGA
- a CDS encoding Dps family protein, whose translation MSDSTAKDRKHAGLDTPSDLGANAVKDIAAALTTLLADVFALYLKTKNFHWHMSGRHFRDYHLLLDEQADQIFAMTDAIAERGRKIGGTTLRSIGHASRLQRLADNDADFVTPDGMLAELREDNKQLLVSMRQTHILCDEHGDVATASLLENWIDETERRFWFLFETTRPEK comes from the coding sequence ATGTCTGATAGCACCGCCAAAGACCGCAAGCACGCGGGCCTCGATACGCCGTCCGACCTCGGCGCCAATGCCGTAAAGGATATCGCCGCTGCGTTGACAACGCTGCTTGCCGACGTGTTTGCCCTTTATCTCAAGACCAAGAATTTCCATTGGCACATGTCCGGTCGACATTTCCGGGACTACCATCTGCTCCTCGACGAACAGGCTGACCAGATTTTCGCTATGACGGACGCGATCGCGGAGCGCGGCCGCAAAATCGGCGGCACGACGTTGCGTTCGATCGGCCACGCGTCCCGCTTGCAGCGCCTTGCGGATAACGATGCGGATTTCGTGACGCCCGATGGCATGCTGGCGGAATTGCGGGAAGACAACAAGCAACTGCTCGTTTCGATGCGCCAAACCCATATTCTTTGCGATGAGCACGGCGACGTAGCCACCGCCAGCCTGCTGGAAAACTGGATAGACGAGACCGAGCGCAGATTCTGGTTCTTGTTCGAAACGACACGCCCCGAAAAGTGA
- a CDS encoding SH3-like domain-containing protein, whose translation MSQAENLVNRLPNDIGGLTAGHIEMTDHELLPWEKRCHALADVLDFHKIINTEEKRRGVEALGTEMVGKLSYYERWIVAFANILFQKGILAPEHLAVKMDEVQKRWRDEAARASRAGL comes from the coding sequence ATGAGTCAGGCTGAAAACCTCGTCAATCGACTGCCCAACGACATTGGCGGTCTCACCGCCGGTCACATCGAGATGACCGATCACGAGCTGTTGCCGTGGGAGAAGCGCTGTCACGCGCTCGCGGACGTGCTGGACTTCCACAAGATCATCAACACCGAAGAGAAGAGGCGCGGGGTCGAGGCGCTCGGCACCGAGATGGTCGGCAAGCTAAGCTATTATGAGCGCTGGATTGTCGCTTTCGCCAATATTCTCTTTCAGAAGGGAATCCTGGCGCCCGAGCACCTCGCCGTAAAAATGGATGAGGTGCAAAAGCGCTGGCGGGACGAAGCGGCGAGAGCCTCGCGCGCGGGGTTGTAG
- a CDS encoding carboxymuconolactone decarboxylase family protein: protein MLDWNAYRVQLLAGVGEMGKLSPDTVKGYVTLSGAGTKTGHLDAKTRELIALAVSITLRCDGCITVHSAQAKKLGATTEEIAEALGVAVAINAGAALVYSTRALDALSALEAT, encoded by the coding sequence ATGCTCGATTGGAACGCTTACCGCGTTCAACTCCTTGCCGGCGTCGGCGAAATGGGCAAGCTCAGCCCGGACACGGTCAAGGGGTATGTCACCCTCAGCGGGGCCGGCACGAAGACGGGTCACCTGGATGCCAAGACCCGAGAGTTGATTGCGCTCGCCGTGTCGATTACGTTGCGATGCGATGGCTGCATTACCGTTCACTCTGCCCAGGCAAAAAAACTGGGTGCGACAACGGAAGAGATCGCCGAGGCACTCGGCGTTGCTGTCGCGATCAATGCGGGCGCAGCCTTGGTCTATTCAACGCGCGCGCTCGACGCTCTTTCGGCGCTCGAAGCGACCTGA
- the cydB gene encoding cytochrome d ubiquinol oxidase subunit II — MGIDLPLIWAVIIGFALMMYVIMDGFDLGIGVLFPFVRDRGDRDTMVNTVAPVWDGNETWLVLGGAALLAAFPLAYSVVLSALYLPLVLMLAGLIWRGVAFEFRFKADEAHRPFWDKAFAWGSYIATFFQGVALGAFINGFAVVGGAYGGGSLDWLHPFSVFTGLGLLVAYALLGSTWLIMKTDGNLQRRMIQIARLVTLALFGVIGIVSLWTPLKHPAIAARWFSLPNILFFAPVPLLVLAVTVLLLKVLRPGGHAAPFLLALFLLFLGYSGLAISLWPHLIPPSITIWDAAGPPQALGFTLVGALFIIPFILAYTAWAYYVFRGKVNAGEGYH, encoded by the coding sequence ATGGGTATCGACCTTCCACTTATTTGGGCTGTGATCATCGGCTTCGCGCTGATGATGTATGTGATCATGGACGGATTCGATCTTGGTATCGGCGTCCTGTTTCCATTCGTGCGCGACCGGGGCGACCGCGACACCATGGTCAACACCGTAGCGCCGGTTTGGGACGGCAACGAGACGTGGCTGGTGCTTGGGGGCGCTGCGCTGCTGGCCGCGTTTCCGCTTGCCTATTCGGTCGTATTGAGCGCGCTCTATCTGCCCTTGGTGTTGATGCTCGCGGGCCTGATCTGGCGCGGCGTTGCCTTCGAGTTCCGCTTCAAGGCCGACGAGGCACATCGACCCTTTTGGGACAAGGCGTTCGCCTGGGGATCGTACATAGCGACCTTTTTCCAAGGCGTGGCTCTGGGAGCCTTCATCAATGGTTTCGCCGTTGTCGGCGGCGCTTATGGTGGCGGTAGCTTGGACTGGTTGCACCCGTTCAGCGTATTCACCGGCCTCGGTCTCCTGGTCGCGTATGCCTTGCTTGGCAGCACATGGCTCATCATGAAAACAGATGGAAACCTGCAACGGCGCATGATCCAAATCGCTCGGCTTGTGACCCTTGCGCTGTTCGGTGTGATCGGCATCGTTAGCTTGTGGACGCCATTGAAGCATCCCGCGATCGCGGCGCGATGGTTCAGCTTGCCCAACATCCTGTTCTTCGCTCCGGTGCCACTGTTGGTGCTGGCGGTCACGGTACTGTTGCTCAAGGTGTTGCGTCCCGGCGGTCATGCGGCACCGTTCCTGCTGGCGCTCTTCCTGCTGTTCCTGGGTTATAGTGGCCTGGCAATCAGCCTGTGGCCGCATTTGATTCCTCCGTCGATCACCATCTGGGACGCAGCCGGCCCGCCGCAAGCATTGGGCTTCACACTCGTAGGCGCGCTGTTCATCATTCCTTTCATCCTCGCCTACACGGCGTGGGCCTATTATGTGTTCCGAGGCAAGGTGAATGCGGGCGAAGGCTATCATTGA
- a CDS encoding DoxX family protein: MNQTFARGQPIVLSLLRFTTGLLLLQYGIAKIFKFPVVPYFANIPPLITVAGAIELIGGTLLLLGLFSRPVAFILSGQMAFAYFLGHMFKGADPVFLPLLNGGTPAILFCFTCLYLATSGGGPISLDAMLNKNIHGRAV, from the coding sequence ATGAACCAGACTTTTGCTAGGGGGCAGCCCATCGTATTGAGCCTGCTTCGCTTCACCACGGGCCTGCTGCTGCTGCAGTATGGCATCGCCAAGATCTTCAAATTTCCCGTTGTGCCTTACTTTGCCAATATCCCGCCCCTCATCACCGTAGCGGGCGCGATCGAGCTGATTGGCGGCACGCTGCTGCTGCTTGGCCTTTTTTCGCGCCCGGTCGCGTTCATCCTGTCAGGCCAGATGGCGTTCGCTTACTTTCTGGGTCACATGTTCAAGGGCGCGGATCCGGTTTTCCTGCCGCTGCTGAATGGCGGCACGCCCGCGATCCTGTTTTGCTTCACCTGTCTCTACCTGGCGACCTCGGGCGGGGGCCCGATCAGCCTCGATGCAATGCTGAACAAGAACATCCATGGGAGGGCCGTATGA
- a CDS encoding nuclear transport factor 2 family protein has product MTSDIERRLRALEDEAEIHRMAARFSDAVNARDLAAFAGLWASAGAIWTIGPPLASQAEGREAIVAMLGRLNQIERYFMQMTHSGVVTLAGDRATARFIIREHGRGDGTYYDNLGIYNDELIREADGWRFAKRSYAYRFLNQKPFDDDAFDASK; this is encoded by the coding sequence ATGACAAGCGACATCGAGAGACGTCTTCGCGCCTTGGAAGACGAGGCGGAGATCCACCGGATGGCCGCCCGTTTCAGCGACGCCGTCAATGCCCGCGACCTCGCCGCGTTCGCGGGCCTTTGGGCAAGTGCGGGAGCGATCTGGACGATCGGACCGCCTCTTGCGTCGCAGGCCGAGGGACGCGAAGCGATCGTTGCGATGCTCGGTCGTCTCAACCAGATCGAACGCTATTTCATGCAGATGACACATTCGGGGGTCGTCACTCTCGCCGGAGATCGTGCAACCGCGCGATTTATCATCCGCGAACACGGCCGCGGCGACGGCACCTATTACGACAATCTCGGCATCTATAATGATGAGTTGATCCGGGAGGCGGACGGCTGGCGCTTCGCCAAACGTAGCTACGCATACCGATTTCTCAACCAAAAGCCTTTCGACGACGATGCGTTCGACGCGTCCAAATAG